One Esox lucius isolate fEsoLuc1 chromosome 1, fEsoLuc1.pri, whole genome shotgun sequence genomic region harbors:
- the tirap gene encoding toll/interleukin-1 receptor domain-containing adapter protein, with translation MYGWFSRFLVKPKKDSAQSSSSPHVPVARSSVRTPSPSVNGALSLAPNSSPTLPPVLSSTIRWSQTYDVCVCHSPDDTEEAICLVSYLENTSCGLRCFLRPRDAELGGAISSEICHAVQNSHCLALLITPNFLLDDWCKYMMHQALSEGPMSNRIIPLVLNLSYSQYPHELRFYYYKDLSKNPEQGYTQVYKTVLKYLEDMVAKSCR, from the exons ATGTATG GCTGGTTTAGTCGATTCTTAGTAAAACCTAAAAAAGATTCTGCACAGAGCAGCTCTTCTCCACATGTACCGGTAGCAAGAAGCTCTGTCAGGACTCCATCTCCTTCTGTCAATGGTGCCTTATCATTGGCTCCCAACTCAAGTCCTACCTTACCACCTGTTTTGAGTTCCACTATTCGCTGGAGCCAGACATACGACGTGTGCGTCTGCCATAGTCCTGATGACACTGAAGAAGCCATTTGTCTGGTttcttacctggagaacacatccTGTGGCCTGCGCTGTTTTCTGCGACCACGTGACGCAGAATTGGGTGGTGCCATCTCTTCTGAGATATGCCACGCTGTGCAGAACAGCCATTGCCTGGCCCTTCTCATCACCCCTAATTTTCTGCTGGATGACTGGTGCAAGTATATGATGCATCAGGCCCTGTCTGAGGGCCCCATGTCCAATCGGATCATTCCCCTGGTCCTTAACCTGTCTTACTCTCAGTACCCACATGAGCTACGTTTTTACTACTATAAAGACCTGAGTAAAAATCCAGAGCAAGGCTACACACAGGTGTACAAAACAGTGCTAAAGT ACTTGGAGGACATGGTTGCAAAAAGCTGCAGATGA